The genome window ATAAAAGATCCAGTCCATGAACGAACCAGATCGCAACGAGAGGCGATACATCACCTCGGACGGAATCAGCCTTGCGACCGAAAACACCGGCATCACGAAGCCAAAAGCCCGCATCGTTGTTGTCCACGGCTATGGAGAGCACAAGGGGAGATACTCCCACGTCATCTCGCGACTTTCGAAAGCGAGAATCGACTGTCATCTTTTCGACTTGAGAGGACACGGCTCATCGGAAGGACCTAGGGGCTACGTCAGATCGTTCAATGACTACCTCTCAGACCTAGTAAACATAATAAAAACAACCCAGAAGGAAGAAAAGCTCGGCACAAACGGACACAAAGACTCCGGCTCCCTAAAGACACCCCTTTTCTTGCTTGGCCACAGCCTAGGCGGTCTAATTTGCCTGGGCTACATCCTTCGACCCAACATCCCTCTATCAGGCGTCATCCTAAGCAATCCATTTCTTGAATCCAACATCAAGGCACCTCGAATCTTGGAGTTCGTTCTGCGGCGGGCTGCCAAAATCTTCCCTAGATTGAGTATCCCCGGGCGGATCGACCCGTCCTTCCTAAGCCGTGACCCTTCGGTCGGAGACAGATATCGAAAAGACAGACTTATCCTTCGAAAGCTGAACATCCGTTGGTATCTTGAAACGGAGAAAGAGCAGCGATTTGTTCTATCGAACCGCCGACGGATCGGCACGCCAATG of Acidobacteriota bacterium contains these proteins:
- a CDS encoding lysophospholipase, producing the protein MNEPDRNERRYITSDGISLATENTGITKPKARIVVVHGYGEHKGRYSHVISRLSKARIDCHLFDLRGHGSSEGPRGYVRSFNDYLSDLVNIIKTTQKEEKLGTNGHKDSGSLKTPLFLLGHSLGGLICLGYILRPNIPLSGVILSNPFLESNIKAPRILEFVLRRAAKIFPRLSIPGRIDPSFLSRDPSVGDRYRKDRLILRKLNIRWYLETEKEQRFVLSNRRRIGTPMFLALGLEDPIAVPETAFGLFQATASPSSRCLRLPSLRHEVLNEPGWEDLVDKMEVWIDQQLENPQIA